TTCAATGGAAACAGAAGAAATAATAAATGCCTACCTGGCACATGTATCTCAGGAGGTGTTTTCTAAAGCGACTCAAATCAAAGTTTTGATTACGGATATCGATGGCGTACTCACCGATGGGGGAATCATTTACGATGACTTAGGTACAGAGTATAAAAAGTATCAAGTAAAGGATGGACAGATCGTTCAGCACCTGAAAAAGGCGGGTTTCCTCGTCGGAGCAATTACTGGCCGAGCTTCACAAGTAGTAGAAAATCGTTGCGAGGAACTCCGATTTGATTTTCATTACCATGGAGTGAAAGACAAATGGAAGAAACTGGGAGAAATCCTGGAAACAATGGAGATTACCCTTGAAGAAGTGGCGTACTTAGGAGATGATATCATTGATTTACCGATCCTCACAAGAGTCGGATTGGCAATCAGTCCGTCGGATGCCTTGCCATATGTCAAGTCGGCTTGCCATTATGTTTCTCCAATCAAAGGAGGGGAAGGCGTTTTTCGGGAAGTTGGGGATATTTTGCTTCATGCCAAAGGCCATCTCGTTCCATTAATTGAAAATTTATCCAAAAAAGAATGATTCAACGAAATACACAACCGATGCATATTCGAGACGGCGTCGTCTTGGGGTCAGATAAGCCGGTACTTTTTGCAGGTCCTTGCGCTGTGGAGAGTTTCGATATCTGTTTGGAAATCGGGACCAAAGTAAAAGCATGGGCTGATGAACATGGATTTTCCTATGTTTTCAAGGCTTCGTTTGATAAGGCTAATCGGACTTCCTCTTCTTCATTTCGTAGTATCGGGATGGACAAATCGTTAGAGGTTTTGCAGCGTGTAGGAAAGACTTTGAATATTCCATTGGTGACGGATATCCATGAAAGTTATCAAGCTGCTGAAGTTGCTGAGGTAGTAGACGTCCTACAAATTCCAGCATTTCTTTGCCGCCAAACGGACTTGCTTCTTGCTGCGGCAGAGACAGGAAAGGCTGTGAAAATCAAAAGAGGTCAGTTTATGGCACCCGAGGACATGCAATATGCCGTTAAAAAAGTGCGGGCAGCAGGGAATGATAATGTTTGCTTGACTGAGCGAGGATTTTCTTTGGGGTATCATAATTTGGTTGTGGACATGAGAGGACTTCCGATTATG
Above is a window of Algoriphagus sanaruensis DNA encoding:
- the kdsA gene encoding 3-deoxy-8-phosphooctulonate synthase, whose product is MIQRNTQPMHIRDGVVLGSDKPVLFAGPCAVESFDICLEIGTKVKAWADEHGFSYVFKASFDKANRTSSSSFRSIGMDKSLEVLQRVGKTLNIPLVTDIHESYQAAEVAEVVDVLQIPAFLCRQTDLLLAAAETGKAVKIKRGQFMAPEDMQYAVKKVRAAGNDNVCLTERGFSLGYHNLVVDMRGLPIMRQFAPVVFDITHSVQQPGGQGGTSGGQREFAPFLARAAAATGIDGFFIETHPEPSKALSDGPNLIPLHRMGDFLEMLKAAWTLGRTYQSFEIE
- a CDS encoding KdsC family phosphatase encodes the protein METEEIINAYLAHVSQEVFSKATQIKVLITDIDGVLTDGGIIYDDLGTEYKKYQVKDGQIVQHLKKAGFLVGAITGRASQVVENRCEELRFDFHYHGVKDKWKKLGEILETMEITLEEVAYLGDDIIDLPILTRVGLAISPSDALPYVKSACHYVSPIKGGEGVFREVGDILLHAKGHLVPLIENLSKKE